The following are encoded together in the Citrobacter arsenatis genome:
- a CDS encoding MdtA/MuxA family multidrug efflux RND transporter periplasmic adaptor subunit — MKGSNKSRWVIAIAIVVAIVAAIWFWQSRSASQETVPGATKPAQHTPGSGRRGMRSGPLAPVQAATATEQAVPRYLSGLGTIIAANTATVRSRVDGQLIALHFEEGQQVKAGDLLAEIDPSQFKVALAQAQGQLAKDKATLANASRDLARYQQLVKTNLVSRQELDAQQALVNETLGTIKADEASVASAQLQLDWSRITAPVDGRVGLKQVDVGNQISSGDTTGIVVITQTHPIDLIFTLPENDIATVMQAQKSGSPLKVEAWDRTNSQKLSEGVLLSLDNQIDATTGTIKVKARFTNQDDALFPNQFVNARLLVDTQQNAVVIPTAALQMGNEGHFVWVLNSENKVSKHLVKPGIQDSQKVVIAAGLSAGDRVVTDGIDRLTEGAKVDVVEAHDASVQDEKTAPRGYGKKGANS; from the coding sequence ATGAAAGGCAGTAATAAATCCCGCTGGGTGATAGCAATCGCGATCGTTGTGGCCATCGTCGCCGCCATTTGGTTCTGGCAAAGCCGCAGCGCCTCCCAGGAAACCGTACCGGGCGCGACCAAACCAGCGCAGCACACGCCAGGGTCGGGACGGCGTGGAATGCGCTCCGGGCCGTTGGCTCCCGTTCAGGCTGCCACCGCCACCGAGCAAGCCGTTCCGCGCTACCTGAGCGGACTGGGTACGATTATCGCTGCAAATACCGCCACAGTGCGTAGCCGGGTTGATGGTCAGCTCATCGCCTTACACTTCGAGGAAGGACAACAGGTAAAAGCCGGCGACCTGCTGGCAGAGATAGATCCCAGCCAGTTCAAAGTCGCTCTGGCTCAGGCACAGGGACAACTGGCCAAAGATAAAGCCACGCTGGCGAATGCCAGTCGCGATCTTGCCCGCTATCAACAACTGGTTAAAACCAATCTGGTCTCCCGTCAGGAGCTGGATGCCCAACAGGCATTGGTAAATGAGACGCTAGGGACTATCAAAGCGGATGAAGCCAGCGTCGCCAGCGCTCAATTGCAGCTCGACTGGAGCCGGATAACCGCGCCTGTGGATGGTCGTGTCGGTCTGAAACAGGTCGATGTCGGTAACCAAATTTCCAGTGGCGATACCACTGGTATCGTCGTCATTACGCAAACGCATCCTATCGACCTGATATTCACGTTGCCGGAAAACGACATTGCTACCGTAATGCAGGCGCAAAAATCGGGGAGTCCTTTAAAGGTCGAAGCCTGGGACCGTACCAATTCGCAAAAACTGAGCGAGGGCGTCCTGCTCAGTCTCGACAATCAGATTGATGCCACCACCGGAACCATCAAAGTTAAGGCTCGTTTTACCAACCAGGATGATGCTTTATTCCCTAACCAGTTCGTTAACGCCCGCCTGCTGGTCGACACACAACAAAATGCCGTTGTTATTCCCACGGCTGCCCTGCAGATGGGCAATGAGGGCCACTTTGTCTGGGTGCTGAACAGCGAGAACAAAGTGAGCAAGCATCTGGTTAAACCGGGTATTCAGGATAGCCAAAAAGTGGTGATCGCCGCCGGGTTGTCCGCAGGCGATCGGGTCGTGACCGACGGCATTGACCGCCTGACGGAAGGGGCTAAAGTCGACGTCGTAGAGGCGCACGACGCTTCTGTTCAGGACGAGAAAACTGCGCCACGCGGATACGGCAAAAAAGGAGCCAACTCCTGA
- a CDS encoding MdtB/MuxB family multidrug efflux RND transporter permease subunit: protein MQVLPPNSAGGPSRLFILRPVATTLLMVAILLAGIIGYRFLPIAALPEVDYPTIQVVTLYPGASPDVMTSAVTAPLERQFGQMSGLKQMSSQSSGGASVVTLQFQLTLPLDVAEQEVQAAINAATNLLPNDLPNPPVYSKVNPADPPIMTLAVTSSAMPMTQVEDMVETRVAQKISQVSGVGLVTLSGGQRPAVRVKLNAQAIAALGLTSETIRTAITGANVNSAKGSLDGPTRAVTLSANDQMQSADEYRQLVVAYKNGAPVRLGDVATVEQGAENSWLGAWANKQQAIVMNVQRQPGANIISTADSIRQMLPQLTESLPKSVKVSVLSDRTTNIRASVADTQFELMLAIALVVMIIYLFLRNIPATIIPAVAVPLSLIGTFAVMVFLDFSINNLTLMALTIATGFVVDDAIVVIENISRYIEKGEKPLTAALKGAGEIGFTIISLTFSLIAVLIPLLFMGDIVGRLFREFAVTLAVAILISAVVSLTLTPMMCARMLNQASLRKQNRFSRASERMFDRVIAGYGHWLAKVLNHPWLTLSVALGTLALSVMLWVFIPKGFFPIQDNGIIQGTLQAPQSSSFASMAQRQRQVSDVILQDPAVESLTAFVGVDGTNPALNSARLQINLKPLDERDDRVQKVIARLQDAVDRVPGVDLYLQPTQDLTIDTQVSRTQYQFTLQATSLDALSTWVPQLLAKLQQLPQLSDVSSDWQDKGLVAYVNVNRDSASRLGISMADVDNALYNAFGQRLISTIYTQANQYRVVLEHDTNNTPGLAALDTIRLTSSDGGVVPLSAIASIEQRFAPLSINHLDQFPVTTISFNVPDEHSLGDAVQAILDAEKTLNLPANITTQFQGSTLAFQAALGNTIWLIVAAVVAMYIVLGVLYESFIHPITILSTLPTAGVGALLALMIAGSELDVIAIIGIILLIGIVKKNAIMMIDFALAAEREQGMAPREAIFQACLLRFRPILMTTLAALLGALPLMLSTGVGAELRRPLGIGMVGGLLVSQVLTLFTTPVIYLLFDRLSLYVKSRFPRQEEEA from the coding sequence ATGCAGGTGTTACCTCCGAACAGCGCAGGCGGACCATCGCGCCTGTTTATTCTACGCCCTGTCGCCACCACGCTGCTGATGGTGGCGATTTTGCTTGCCGGTATTATCGGTTATCGCTTCCTGCCAATTGCCGCCTTACCGGAAGTCGATTACCCCACGATTCAGGTCGTTACGCTCTACCCCGGCGCCAGCCCGGACGTTATGACCTCGGCAGTAACCGCGCCGCTTGAACGTCAGTTCGGACAAATGTCTGGCTTAAAACAGATGTCCTCGCAAAGTTCCGGCGGCGCTTCGGTGGTAACACTGCAGTTTCAACTGACGCTCCCGCTGGACGTTGCCGAACAGGAAGTTCAGGCCGCGATTAACGCCGCTACCAATTTATTACCAAACGATCTGCCTAACCCGCCGGTGTACAGCAAGGTAAACCCAGCGGATCCACCGATCATGACGCTGGCGGTCACTTCCAGCGCGATGCCGATGACGCAGGTGGAAGATATGGTCGAAACCCGTGTTGCGCAGAAAATCTCCCAGGTTTCCGGCGTGGGTCTGGTAACACTATCAGGTGGTCAACGTCCAGCGGTCCGAGTGAAGCTTAACGCACAGGCTATTGCCGCACTCGGTCTGACCAGCGAAACCATCCGTACGGCCATCACCGGTGCCAACGTCAATTCGGCTAAAGGGAGTCTTGATGGCCCCACGCGCGCAGTTACCCTTTCAGCCAACGACCAGATGCAGTCCGCGGACGAATATCGTCAGCTCGTTGTTGCCTATAAAAACGGTGCGCCGGTCCGCCTCGGCGATGTCGCCACCGTCGAACAAGGTGCAGAAAACAGCTGGCTGGGCGCATGGGCCAATAAGCAACAAGCCATTGTGATGAATGTTCAGCGCCAGCCTGGGGCGAACATCATCTCCACGGCAGACAGTATCCGCCAGATGCTACCTCAGCTCACCGAAAGCCTGCCCAAATCAGTTAAGGTCAGCGTGCTTTCGGATCGTACGACCAATATTCGTGCATCCGTTGCAGACACCCAGTTTGAACTGATGCTGGCGATTGCGCTGGTGGTAATGATTATCTACCTGTTTCTGCGCAATATTCCGGCGACAATTATTCCTGCAGTCGCCGTACCCTTGTCGTTAATTGGTACCTTCGCGGTGATGGTATTTCTTGATTTCTCGATCAACAACCTGACCTTAATGGCGCTAACCATCGCGACAGGCTTTGTGGTGGACGATGCTATCGTGGTTATCGAGAATATTTCACGCTATATCGAAAAAGGAGAAAAACCGCTGACGGCTGCCCTGAAGGGTGCGGGTGAGATTGGGTTTACCATCATCTCTCTGACATTTTCGCTGATCGCCGTGCTGATCCCGCTGCTGTTTATGGGTGATATCGTGGGCCGATTATTCCGTGAATTTGCCGTTACGCTGGCCGTGGCGATTCTGATCTCCGCCGTCGTATCGCTAACCCTCACGCCGATGATGTGCGCGCGCATGCTTAACCAGGCCTCGTTGCGTAAGCAAAACCGCTTCTCCCGCGCCTCGGAGCGAATGTTCGATCGCGTCATTGCCGGGTACGGCCACTGGCTGGCAAAAGTGCTGAACCACCCGTGGCTCACGCTGAGCGTGGCGCTCGGCACGCTGGCACTGAGCGTTATGCTATGGGTCTTTATCCCTAAAGGGTTCTTCCCGATCCAGGACAACGGCATAATCCAGGGCACGTTGCAGGCACCGCAGTCCAGCTCTTTTGCCAGCATGGCCCAGCGCCAGCGTCAGGTTTCAGATGTCATCCTTCAGGATCCTGCAGTAGAGAGTCTGACCGCTTTCGTCGGCGTGGATGGTACGAATCCGGCACTGAACAGCGCACGTTTGCAAATCAACCTTAAGCCGCTGGATGAGCGCGACGATCGCGTGCAGAAAGTGATCGCGCGGCTACAGGACGCGGTTGACAGGGTACCCGGCGTGGACCTTTATCTTCAGCCCACCCAGGATCTGACGATTGATACTCAGGTCAGCCGGACGCAATATCAGTTTACGCTGCAAGCGACTTCCCTGGATGCCCTCAGCACCTGGGTTCCACAGCTGTTAGCAAAACTACAGCAGCTACCGCAGCTGTCTGATGTCAGCAGCGACTGGCAGGATAAAGGGTTAGTGGCGTATGTGAACGTCAATCGCGACAGCGCCAGTCGTTTAGGCATCAGCATGGCGGATGTCGATAACGCCCTGTACAACGCCTTCGGCCAGCGACTGATTTCAACCATCTACACCCAGGCAAACCAGTATCGCGTGGTGTTAGAACATGACACCAATAATACGCCGGGGCTTGCTGCACTGGACACTATCCGTCTGACCAGTAGCGACGGCGGCGTGGTGCCGCTCAGTGCGATCGCCAGTATTGAACAGCGCTTTGCCCCGCTGTCGATTAACCACCTCGATCAGTTCCCGGTCACTACCATCTCATTCAACGTGCCGGACGAACATTCGCTGGGCGATGCGGTACAGGCGATTCTGGATGCCGAAAAAACGCTTAACCTGCCCGCGAATATTACCACCCAGTTCCAGGGCAGCACGCTCGCCTTTCAGGCCGCGCTGGGTAATACCATCTGGTTGATTGTGGCAGCGGTTGTCGCGATGTATATCGTCCTCGGCGTGCTGTATGAAAGCTTTATTCACCCGATCACCATTCTCTCCACGTTGCCGACGGCAGGCGTTGGAGCACTGCTGGCGTTAATGATTGCCGGCAGCGAACTGGACGTCATCGCGATTATCGGCATTATTTTGCTTATCGGTATCGTCAAGAAAAACGCGATCATGATGATCGACTTCGCCCTGGCCGCAGAGCGCGAACAGGGTATGGCACCGCGCGAAGCCATTTTCCAGGCGTGTCTGCTGCGTTTTCGCCCGATTCTGATGACCACGCTGGCGGCACTGCTCGGCGCATTGCCGCTCATGTTAAGTACCGGCGTAGGTGCCGAATTACGTCGTCCATTAGGGATTGGTATGGTCGGCGGCCTGCTGGTAAGCCAGGTATTAACCTTGTTTACCACCCCGGTGATTTATCTGCTGTTTGACCGTCTGTCGCTATATGTGAAAAGCCGCTTCCCGCGTCAGGAAGAGGAAGCGTAA